Proteins encoded together in one Catellatospora citrea window:
- a CDS encoding ABC transporter substrate-binding protein, giving the protein MALVAAVALTALGGVATPAVADATPSPGATVSASAPAHAKDAFVMGIKADIDSLNPYVGLLVPAFDAYALMYDYLTDGSPQDMTPVPSLAEKWETSADGLTWTFHLRKGVKWSDGKDLTSADVKFSYERVLVPDSTENGQYGSSFSNVTKVEAPDADTFVIHTSEPNASLLAATMAGGVPVVPKHIWENIKDVGSYANDGSDGKPVVGSGPFQLVEAKKGQYYRFKANPGYWNGAPHISELTMVFFQNEETMVQALEKGEIDFISALTAKAFNALKTKSDPTITLNQGPSQYVYELGLNTGAATVDNTPIGDGHPALKDVKVRQAIEYAIDKQTLVDKTLLGAAKVAYGENSPLNSAWYWDPPAAMKRTFAPDKARQLLDEAGYKAGADGVRVGPDGKALTFRLFARSEATESQDQARYIQEWLKEIGIKADVQVVSNDALTDLIGKGKYDMFLWDWWWGPDPEGLLSVFTCSQRSTKDGDAISGGWSDSFYCNPEFENLYKQHVAEMDPAKRKVIVDKALENLYVNAVYATLYYDQTLQAYRNDRFTGFVPQPASGGSMVAQIGTWSYRAIKPYTAPAAAPEDSGGSRTVLIIAGAVVLLLAVGGAVFAMRRRSTADDRE; this is encoded by the coding sequence ATGGCACTGGTGGCCGCCGTGGCGCTGACCGCGCTCGGCGGTGTCGCGACACCCGCGGTCGCGGACGCGACCCCGTCACCCGGCGCCACGGTGAGCGCATCGGCCCCGGCCCACGCGAAGGACGCCTTCGTCATGGGCATCAAGGCGGACATCGACTCGCTGAACCCGTACGTCGGCCTGCTCGTGCCGGCCTTCGACGCGTACGCGCTGATGTACGACTACCTCACCGACGGCTCGCCGCAGGACATGACCCCCGTGCCCTCGCTGGCCGAGAAGTGGGAGACCTCGGCGGACGGTCTGACCTGGACCTTCCACCTCCGCAAGGGCGTGAAGTGGTCCGACGGCAAGGACCTCACCTCCGCCGACGTCAAGTTCTCCTACGAGCGGGTGCTGGTGCCCGACTCCACGGAGAACGGCCAGTACGGCAGCTCGTTCAGCAACGTCACCAAGGTCGAGGCGCCCGACGCCGACACCTTCGTGATCCACACGTCGGAGCCGAACGCCTCGCTGCTCGCCGCGACCATGGCCGGCGGCGTGCCGGTGGTGCCCAAGCACATCTGGGAGAACATCAAAGACGTCGGGTCGTACGCCAACGACGGCAGCGACGGCAAGCCGGTCGTCGGCAGCGGTCCGTTCCAGCTGGTCGAGGCGAAGAAGGGGCAGTACTACCGGTTCAAGGCCAACCCGGGCTACTGGAACGGCGCCCCGCACATCAGCGAGCTGACGATGGTCTTCTTCCAGAACGAGGAGACCATGGTGCAGGCGCTGGAGAAGGGGGAGATCGACTTCATCTCGGCGCTGACGGCGAAGGCCTTCAACGCGCTGAAGACCAAGAGCGACCCGACCATCACCCTGAACCAGGGCCCCAGCCAGTACGTGTACGAGCTCGGCCTGAACACCGGCGCGGCGACGGTGGACAACACGCCGATCGGTGACGGGCACCCGGCGCTCAAGGACGTCAAGGTCCGCCAGGCCATCGAGTACGCCATCGACAAGCAGACGCTGGTCGACAAGACCCTGCTGGGCGCCGCCAAGGTCGCCTACGGCGAGAACAGCCCGCTCAACAGCGCGTGGTACTGGGACCCGCCGGCCGCGATGAAGCGCACCTTCGCGCCGGACAAGGCCCGTCAGCTGCTCGACGAGGCCGGGTACAAGGCGGGCGCGGACGGCGTGCGGGTCGGTCCCGACGGCAAGGCGCTCACCTTCCGGCTGTTCGCCCGCAGCGAGGCCACCGAGTCGCAGGATCAGGCGCGGTACATCCAGGAGTGGCTGAAGGAGATCGGCATCAAGGCCGACGTGCAGGTCGTCTCCAACGACGCGCTGACCGATCTCATCGGCAAGGGCAAGTACGACATGTTCCTGTGGGACTGGTGGTGGGGTCCGGACCCGGAGGGCCTGCTGTCGGTGTTCACCTGCTCGCAGCGCTCGACCAAGGACGGCGACGCCATCTCCGGCGGCTGGTCGGACAGCTTCTACTGCAACCCCGAGTTCGAGAACCTGTACAAGCAGCATGTCGCCGAGATGGACCCGGCCAAGCGCAAGGTGATCGTCGACAAGGCGCTGGAGAACCTGTACGTCAACGCGGTCTACGCGACGCTGTACTACGACCAGACCCTGCAGGCCTACCGCAACGACCGGTTCACCGGGTTCGTCCCGCAGCCCGCCTCGGGCGGCTCCATGGTCGCCCAGATCGGCACCTGGTCCTACCGGGCGATCAAGCCGTACACCGCGCCGGCCGCGGCCCCGGAGGACTCGGGTGGGAGCCGGACCGTCCTGATCATCGCCGGAGCGGTCGTGCTCCTGCTGGCGGTCGGTGGCGCCGTCTTCGCCATGAGGCGCCGCTCGACAGCGGACGACCGCGAATGA
- a CDS encoding ABC transporter permease has product MTTTTVDVTRGSVAWARRRAALAGFWRQYRRDREGLTGLILLVLIAAVAVAAPLLAAETGLSVTHAPGRPIEPPSGRFWMGTDFNGRPIMTLIIWGSRISLIVGFAATVISMVIGTLVGVLAGHFTGWRGGVFNKLTDWFLVIPFLPLAIALAQLFHGLPKLLAVIIVIGVTSWSGTARLVRAQALTVEARPYLERAKALGAGHWHQVSHHVLPNVMPLVLANTTLTVSISILAETTLSFLGLGDPLHASWGTVLHDAYAQAAISNGAWWWVIFPGLSVVVVVRAFNMCGRATERILDPRLRERA; this is encoded by the coding sequence ATGACGACGACGACCGTGGACGTGACGCGCGGCAGCGTCGCCTGGGCGCGCCGGCGCGCCGCCCTGGCGGGTTTCTGGCGGCAGTACCGGCGGGACCGGGAGGGGCTCACCGGCCTGATCCTGCTGGTGCTGATCGCCGCGGTGGCGGTCGCGGCACCGCTGCTGGCCGCTGAGACCGGGCTGTCGGTGACGCACGCGCCGGGCAGACCGATCGAGCCGCCGTCCGGCAGGTTCTGGATGGGCACCGACTTCAACGGACGCCCGATCATGACGCTCATCATCTGGGGCAGCCGGATCTCCCTGATCGTCGGCTTCGCCGCGACGGTGATCTCGATGGTCATCGGCACCCTCGTCGGGGTGCTGGCCGGGCACTTCACCGGCTGGCGGGGCGGGGTGTTCAACAAGCTCACCGACTGGTTCCTGGTGATCCCGTTCCTGCCGCTGGCGATCGCGTTGGCACAGCTGTTCCACGGGCTGCCGAAACTGCTGGCGGTGATCATCGTCATCGGCGTCACCTCGTGGTCGGGCACGGCCAGGCTCGTCCGGGCCCAGGCGCTGACCGTCGAGGCGCGGCCCTACCTGGAGCGGGCCAAGGCGCTGGGGGCGGGACACTGGCACCAGGTCAGCCACCATGTGCTGCCCAACGTGATGCCGCTGGTGCTGGCGAACACGACGCTGACCGTGTCGATCTCGATCCTGGCCGAGACGACGCTGTCGTTCCTCGGCCTCGGCGACCCGTTGCACGCGTCCTGGGGCACCGTGCTGCACGACGCGTACGCGCAGGCCGCGATCAGCAACGGCGCCTGGTGGTGGGTGATCTTCCCGGGTCTCAGCGTGGTCGTGGTGGTGCGGGCGTTCAACATGTGCGGTCGAGCGACGGAGCGAATCCTCGACCCGAGGCTGCGGGAGCGGGCATGA
- a CDS encoding alkaline phosphatase family protein: protein MSAHILVVGIDGVRLDTARAAHTPHLDAIEREGWLAEFELSTDAPTLSGPTWASVATGLWPRVHGIYGNVFSGHRLDAFPDVFTTAKRRGFTTFVGASWAPLVTTAYGGPMFTSPSLLTFADGHTLGHDVADQHVADAAAHALGGGAFHASFVYLGEPDEVAHELGTGAEYTAAIERADRRLGQVLDAVRARPRYAQESWTVLVVTDHGHRDEGGHGGRSRWERTAWLAACGAGIGATPPADVSHVSVAPTVLAVLGQPLIGESHLAGTSLIPERPAAPVPAVTA, encoded by the coding sequence ATGAGCGCACACATCCTGGTCGTGGGCATCGACGGGGTCCGGCTGGACACCGCCCGCGCCGCCCACACGCCGCACCTGGACGCGATCGAGCGCGAGGGGTGGCTGGCCGAGTTCGAGCTGAGCACCGACGCGCCCACCCTGTCCGGGCCGACCTGGGCCTCGGTGGCGACCGGGCTGTGGCCGCGGGTGCACGGCATCTACGGCAACGTGTTCTCCGGCCACCGCCTCGACGCGTTCCCCGACGTGTTCACCACCGCCAAGCGCCGCGGCTTCACCACGTTCGTCGGGGCGAGCTGGGCGCCGCTGGTCACCACGGCGTACGGCGGCCCGATGTTCACCTCGCCCAGCCTGCTCACCTTCGCCGACGGGCACACCCTCGGCCACGACGTCGCCGACCAGCACGTCGCCGACGCCGCGGCACACGCCCTGGGCGGGGGCGCCTTCCACGCCTCGTTCGTCTACCTCGGCGAACCCGACGAGGTCGCGCACGAGCTGGGCACGGGGGCGGAGTACACGGCGGCGATCGAGCGCGCCGACCGCCGCCTCGGCCAGGTCCTCGACGCGGTCCGGGCCCGCCCCCGGTACGCGCAGGAGAGCTGGACGGTGCTCGTCGTCACCGACCACGGACACCGCGACGAGGGCGGCCACGGCGGCCGCAGCCGCTGGGAGCGCACCGCCTGGCTGGCCGCCTGCGGCGCGGGCATCGGCGCCACACCGCCCGCCGACGTCAGCCACGTCTCGGTCGCCCCGACCGTGCTCGCCGTGCTGGGCCAGCCGCTCATCGGCGAGAGCCACCTCGCGGGCACCTCCTTGATCCCGGAGCGGCCTGCCGCGCCGGTCCCCGCCGTGACGGCCTGA
- a CDS encoding DMT family transporter, whose product MSLTAFALVAASVLCHATWNLLSKRAAVAGTAFVAVWSVVAALIWAPFGIWALVTGWDALGWGSLVLLGGAALLHTGYYLLLQRGYAVGDLSVVYPVARGLGPVLICAVAVPFFDEDPGLLGWAGTLALSVSVALIGKPSPDALKRKAPILYALATGVFIAAYTLWDRNAVAVAALSPILVNWGGDTGRALLLAPWLIKHRARAKQVWREHRREVFGTAVCSPGAYMLALTAMTMAPVTVVAPLREVSVLLVVFLGARLLGERDMWRRLVAALGVVVGAVGVTLGRG is encoded by the coding sequence GTGTCGCTCACGGCGTTCGCGCTGGTCGCGGCTTCGGTGCTGTGCCACGCGACCTGGAACCTGCTGTCCAAGCGGGCCGCGGTCGCGGGCACGGCCTTCGTCGCCGTCTGGTCGGTGGTCGCCGCGCTGATCTGGGCCCCGTTCGGCATCTGGGCGCTGGTCACCGGCTGGGACGCGCTCGGCTGGGGCAGCCTGGTGCTGCTCGGCGGCGCGGCGCTGCTGCACACCGGCTACTACCTGCTGCTGCAACGCGGCTACGCGGTCGGCGACCTGTCGGTCGTCTACCCCGTCGCCCGGGGCCTGGGCCCGGTGCTGATCTGCGCCGTCGCGGTGCCGTTCTTCGACGAGGACCCCGGCCTGCTCGGCTGGGCCGGCACCCTCGCGCTGTCGGTCAGCGTCGCCCTGATCGGCAAGCCCTCCCCCGACGCCCTCAAACGCAAGGCCCCCATCCTGTACGCGCTCGCGACGGGCGTGTTCATCGCCGCGTACACCCTCTGGGACCGCAACGCGGTCGCGGTCGCCGCGCTGTCGCCGATCCTGGTCAACTGGGGCGGCGACACCGGTCGGGCGCTGCTGCTGGCCCCGTGGCTGATCAAGCACCGGGCGAGGGCGAAGCAGGTGTGGCGCGAGCACCGCCGTGAGGTGTTCGGCACCGCGGTCTGCTCACCCGGGGCGTACATGCTGGCCCTGACCGCGATGACGATGGCCCCGGTGACCGTGGTCGCTCCGCTGCGCGAGGTCAGCGTGCTGCTGGTGGTGTTCCTGGGGGCGCGGCTGCTCGGCGAGCGCGACATGTGGCGGCGGCTGGTCGCCGCGCTCGGCGTGGTCGTCGGCGCCGTCGGCGTGACCCTGGGCCGGGGCTGA
- a CDS encoding aspartate-semialdehyde dehydrogenase, translated as MRIGIVGATGQVGGVMRRVLAERKFPVGELRLFASSRSAGRTLPWADGEITVEDAATADYTGLDIVLFSAGKTTSLALAPKVAAAGAVVIDNSSGWRLDPDVPLVVAEVNPQAAKLRPKGIIANPNCTTMAAMPVLRPLHDEATLTGLIASTYQAVSGTGLTGVDELHEQASAVVGEARALAHDGRAVDYPEPKVYAHPIAFNVLPLAGSIVDDGSDETDEEQKLRNETRKILDIPGLPVSGTCVRVPVFTGHSLQLNARFANPISPERARELLAHAPGVLLAEVPTPLQAAGQDPTYVGRIRRDETAPHGLALFCSSDNLRKGAALNAVQIAELVLAELS; from the coding sequence ATGAGAATCGGCATTGTCGGAGCCACGGGCCAGGTCGGCGGCGTCATGCGCCGGGTGCTCGCGGAGCGCAAGTTCCCCGTCGGCGAGCTGCGGCTGTTCGCCTCCTCCCGGTCCGCCGGGCGCACCCTGCCCTGGGCCGACGGCGAGATCACCGTCGAGGACGCGGCCACCGCCGACTACACGGGGCTCGACATCGTGCTGTTCTCCGCCGGCAAGACGACCTCGCTGGCGCTCGCGCCGAAGGTCGCCGCGGCCGGCGCGGTCGTCATCGACAACTCCTCCGGCTGGCGGCTCGACCCTGACGTGCCGCTGGTCGTCGCCGAGGTCAACCCCCAGGCGGCCAAGCTGCGCCCCAAGGGCATCATCGCCAACCCGAACTGCACCACCATGGCCGCGATGCCCGTGCTGCGCCCGCTGCACGACGAGGCGACGCTGACCGGCCTGATCGCCAGCACCTACCAGGCCGTCTCCGGCACCGGCCTGACCGGCGTCGACGAGCTGCACGAGCAGGCCAGCGCCGTGGTCGGCGAGGCCCGCGCGCTCGCCCACGACGGCCGCGCGGTCGACTACCCGGAGCCGAAGGTGTACGCGCACCCGATCGCCTTCAACGTGCTCCCGCTCGCGGGCTCGATCGTCGACGACGGTTCCGACGAGACCGACGAGGAGCAGAAGCTCCGCAACGAGACCCGCAAGATCCTCGACATCCCGGGTCTGCCGGTCTCCGGCACCTGCGTCCGGGTGCCCGTCTTCACCGGACACTCGCTGCAGCTCAACGCCCGCTTCGCGAACCCGATCAGCCCCGAGCGCGCCCGCGAGCTGCTCGCGCACGCCCCCGGCGTGCTCCTGGCCGAGGTGCCCACCCCGCTGCAGGCCGCCGGCCAGGACCCGACCTACGTCGGCCGCATCCGCCGCGACGAGACCGCCCCCCACGGCCTGGCCCTGTTCTGCTCCAGCGACAACCTCCGCAAGGGCGCCGCCCTCAACGCCGTCCAGATCGCCGAACTGGTCCTCGCCGAACTCTCCTGA
- a CDS encoding GNAT family N-acetyltransferase, protein MSAHQVRPVRTAELPALVAVELAADRVFDAIGMGPLPPPGSIEELAAAACVLVVGDPPVGFARLGEVDGQAHLEQLSVHPDHGGRGVGTALLEAACDWAARSGHREVTLTTFADIAWNGPFYAGRGFIPVTDPGPGLREIRCHEAALGLDALGTRIAMRRPL, encoded by the coding sequence ATGAGCGCTCACCAGGTGCGTCCGGTCCGTACGGCGGAGCTGCCTGCGCTGGTGGCGGTGGAACTGGCCGCCGACCGGGTGTTCGACGCGATCGGGATGGGTCCGCTGCCGCCTCCCGGCAGCATCGAGGAACTCGCCGCCGCGGCGTGCGTGCTCGTCGTCGGGGATCCCCCGGTGGGGTTCGCCCGGCTGGGCGAGGTCGACGGTCAGGCACACCTGGAGCAGCTGTCCGTCCATCCCGACCACGGCGGTCGGGGCGTCGGCACGGCGCTGCTCGAAGCCGCCTGCGACTGGGCGGCGCGGTCGGGCCACCGGGAGGTCACGCTGACCACGTTCGCCGACATCGCCTGGAACGGCCCGTTCTATGCGGGCCGCGGCTTCATCCCGGTCACCGATCCCGGCCCCGGCCTGCGGGAGATCCGCTGCCACGAGGCGGCGCTCGGCCTGGACGCCCTCGGCACCCGGATCGCGATGCGCAGGCCGCTGTGA
- a CDS encoding HAD domain-containing protein: MKALALIDVDGVLNPHGTAACPPGYTEHELFPGELVRVRREHGPLLLRLSTRYELVWATYWEHEANRLLAPLLGLPRLPVIPCAGPPGSHRDKLLGIAPWVADRPLVWFDDLHSAAAHEWAASRTAPTRLIHVDPVAGLTGAYVDQALLP; encoded by the coding sequence GTGAAGGCGCTCGCGCTGATCGACGTCGACGGCGTGCTCAACCCGCACGGCACGGCCGCCTGCCCGCCCGGCTACACCGAGCACGAGCTGTTCCCCGGGGAGCTGGTGCGGGTGCGGCGCGAGCACGGCCCGCTGCTGTTGCGGCTGTCCACCCGCTACGAGCTGGTCTGGGCCACCTACTGGGAGCACGAGGCGAACCGGCTGCTCGCCCCGCTGCTGGGGCTGCCGCGGTTGCCGGTGATCCCCTGCGCGGGGCCGCCCGGCAGCCACCGGGACAAGCTGCTCGGGATCGCCCCCTGGGTCGCCGACCGGCCCCTGGTGTGGTTCGACGACCTGCACAGCGCGGCCGCCCACGAGTGGGCGGCGAGCCGGACCGCGCCGACCCGGCTGATCCACGTCGACCCGGTAGCGGGCCTGACCGGCGCCTATGTCGACCAGGCGCTGCTGCCGTGA
- a CDS encoding ABC transporter ATP-binding protein, whose amino-acid sequence MTSVHPVLEVRDLHVGFGPRKGGVPEVRAVDGVELTAERGQIIALAGESGCGKTTLARTLLGLAQPWRGQVLYHGKPLDYRNSALKAYRRKVQLVLQDPTGALNPRRTVYEAVAEGLRIHRVPGDERAQVAQALSRAGLRPAENFFGRYPHELSGGQRQRVVIAGALVLNPEVIVADEPVSSLDASVRGEILALLMSLRDELGLTVLVVTHDLGLAWNIADQLAVMYLGRIVEIGRTEQVLAAPKHPYTEALLSVLPETRHREPVILTGEAPDPRHIPDGCRFHPRCPALADGRAQRAGVADRCVGEPLQMLPLHRAHAAACLLPGHIGDGIAGAAGGVPTGVTAS is encoded by the coding sequence ATGACCAGCGTCCATCCGGTACTGGAAGTTCGTGACCTGCACGTCGGGTTCGGTCCCCGCAAGGGCGGCGTGCCCGAGGTGCGGGCCGTCGACGGGGTCGAGCTCACCGCCGAACGCGGCCAGATCATCGCGCTGGCCGGGGAGTCCGGCTGCGGAAAGACCACGCTGGCCCGCACGCTGCTGGGGCTGGCGCAGCCGTGGCGGGGGCAGGTGCTCTACCACGGGAAACCGCTGGACTACCGCAACTCCGCGCTGAAGGCATACCGCCGCAAGGTGCAGCTGGTGCTGCAGGACCCGACAGGCGCGCTGAACCCGCGGCGAACCGTGTACGAGGCGGTCGCCGAGGGCCTGCGCATCCACCGGGTGCCCGGGGACGAGCGGGCGCAGGTCGCGCAGGCGCTGTCGCGGGCGGGGCTGCGGCCCGCGGAGAACTTCTTCGGCCGCTACCCGCATGAGCTGTCCGGCGGCCAGCGCCAGCGGGTGGTGATCGCCGGCGCGCTCGTCCTCAACCCGGAGGTCATCGTCGCCGACGAGCCCGTCAGCTCGCTGGACGCGTCGGTGCGCGGCGAGATCCTGGCCCTGCTGATGTCCCTGCGCGACGAGCTGGGCCTGACCGTCCTGGTCGTGACGCACGACCTGGGCCTGGCCTGGAACATCGCCGACCAGCTCGCGGTGATGTATCTGGGCCGCATCGTCGAGATCGGGCGCACCGAGCAGGTGCTGGCCGCGCCGAAGCACCCGTACACCGAGGCGCTGCTGTCCGTGCTGCCGGAGACCCGGCACCGCGAGCCCGTCATCCTCACCGGTGAGGCGCCCGATCCGCGGCACATCCCGGACGGCTGCCGGTTCCACCCGCGCTGCCCCGCCCTGGCCGACGGCCGGGCCCAGCGCGCGGGCGTCGCGGATCGGTGCGTCGGCGAACCGCTGCAGATGCTGCCGCTGCACCGTGCCCACGCAGCCGCCTGCCTGCTGCCGGGGCACATCGGCGACGGCATCGCGGGCGCTGCGGGCGGTGTGCCGACCGGCGTCACGGCGTCCTGA
- a CDS encoding ABC transporter permease → MAGKVVGAAVLLLFVTIFNYFLFRVMPGDPAKTFAPRGRNDDPAALQAMRERMGQGKPWWEKFLLYLDNLAHGELEHSYSQHQPVVDAIAERFWPTVLLSGTALVLAAVIGMWLGARAGWRHGSRFDRATSATSLTWYSVPEWWLGLILIIVFASKSGLGLFPVSGMSDPRSDLPYWLDVAHHMVLPVTALTVVYIAQYTLVMRSSIIDERYADYLAAARAKGLRDDQVRNRHALRNALLPSLTQLFLSLGFVVSGAITIETVFSWPGLGLLSEQALSGPDYPLLEGVFLVFSAAVIVMNLIADLIYPLIDPRVRAA, encoded by the coding sequence GTGGCCGGCAAGGTGGTCGGCGCTGCCGTCCTGCTGCTGTTCGTGACGATCTTCAACTACTTCCTCTTCCGCGTCATGCCCGGCGACCCGGCCAAGACGTTCGCCCCGCGCGGGCGCAACGACGACCCGGCCGCGCTGCAGGCCATGCGGGAGCGCATGGGCCAGGGCAAGCCCTGGTGGGAGAAGTTCCTGCTGTACCTGGACAACCTGGCGCACGGCGAGCTGGAGCACTCGTACTCGCAGCACCAGCCGGTGGTGGACGCCATCGCCGAGCGCTTCTGGCCGACGGTGCTGCTGTCCGGCACCGCGCTCGTGCTCGCGGCGGTGATCGGTATGTGGCTCGGTGCGCGGGCCGGGTGGCGGCACGGCTCCCGGTTCGACCGGGCCACCAGCGCCACCTCGCTCACCTGGTATTCGGTGCCGGAGTGGTGGCTGGGCCTGATCCTCATCATCGTCTTCGCGTCGAAGAGCGGTCTCGGGCTCTTCCCGGTCTCCGGCATGAGCGACCCCCGGTCGGATCTGCCGTACTGGCTGGATGTCGCCCACCACATGGTGTTGCCGGTGACCGCGCTGACCGTGGTCTACATCGCCCAGTACACGCTCGTCATGCGGTCCTCGATCATCGACGAGCGGTACGCGGACTACCTCGCCGCCGCGCGGGCCAAGGGCCTGCGCGACGACCAGGTGCGCAACCGGCATGCGCTGCGCAACGCGCTACTGCCATCGCTGACCCAGCTGTTCCTCAGCCTCGGCTTCGTCGTCTCCGGCGCGATCACCATCGAGACCGTCTTCAGCTGGCCGGGCCTGGGCCTGCTCTCCGAGCAGGCGCTGAGCGGCCCCGACTATCCGCTGCTGGAAGGCGTCTTCCTGGTCTTCTCGGCCGCGGTCATCGTGATGAACCTGATCGCGGATCTCATCTACCCGCTGATCGATCCCAGGGTGCGTGCGGCATGA
- a CDS encoding ABC transporter ATP-binding protein — MTLLEIQDLHVDYKIAGGLLPAVRGVDLTVGKGQILGVAGESGCGKSTLASAVLRLLPASTRVRGRISLHGEDVLGMSWGRLRAVRWSEASIVFQGAMSGLNPVHRIGDQIAEPILLHGTPAQRKAGRKALAGKVGELLESVGVPAWRAQSYPHELSGGQRQRVMIAMALACEPDLIIADEPTTALDVMVQAQVMALLKSLVTERGVGMMLISHDLSVLSHVCDRVAVMYAGRVVEEGPAATLFSDACHPYAKALAGAFPVIGDMASRRAPRGLPGDPPYPLDLPGGCPFHPRCAVAIEQCATEDVRLRPAAPGRAAACVHVGVASESATALENLR, encoded by the coding sequence ATGACACTCTTGGAGATCCAGGACCTGCACGTCGACTACAAGATCGCCGGTGGTCTCCTGCCCGCGGTCCGCGGGGTCGACCTCACGGTCGGGAAGGGACAGATCCTCGGTGTCGCGGGGGAGTCCGGGTGCGGCAAGTCGACCCTGGCCAGCGCGGTGCTGCGGCTGCTCCCGGCGAGCACACGGGTGCGCGGCCGGATCAGCCTGCACGGCGAGGACGTGCTGGGCATGTCCTGGGGCAGGTTGCGGGCGGTCCGCTGGTCGGAGGCGTCGATCGTGTTCCAGGGCGCCATGTCGGGTCTCAACCCGGTGCACCGGATCGGCGACCAGATCGCCGAGCCGATACTGCTGCACGGCACCCCGGCGCAGCGCAAGGCGGGGCGCAAGGCACTCGCGGGCAAGGTCGGCGAGCTGCTGGAGAGCGTGGGCGTGCCGGCCTGGCGGGCGCAGAGCTACCCGCACGAGCTGTCCGGCGGGCAGCGCCAGCGTGTGATGATCGCGATGGCACTGGCCTGCGAGCCCGACCTGATCATCGCGGACGAACCCACCACCGCGCTCGACGTGATGGTGCAGGCACAGGTGATGGCGCTGCTCAAATCGCTGGTCACCGAACGCGGCGTCGGCATGATGCTGATCAGCCACGACCTGTCGGTGCTCAGCCACGTCTGCGACCGGGTCGCCGTCATGTACGCCGGCCGGGTCGTCGAGGAGGGACCGGCCGCCACCCTGTTCAGCGACGCGTGCCACCCCTACGCGAAGGCGCTGGCGGGGGCGTTCCCCGTGATCGGGGACATGGCCTCGCGCCGCGCGCCCCGCGGCCTGCCGGGCGATCCCCCGTACCCGCTGGACCTGCCGGGCGGCTGCCCGTTCCACCCGCGCTGCGCGGTGGCGATCGAGCAGTGCGCCACGGAGGACGTGCGGCTGCGGCCGGCGGCACCCGGGCGCGCCGCGGCCTGCGTACACGTCGGCGTCGCGTCCGAATCCGCCACGGCCCTGGAGAACCTGCGATGA